Proteins from a single region of Hypomesus transpacificus isolate Combined female chromosome 9, fHypTra1, whole genome shotgun sequence:
- the ncoa5 gene encoding nuclear receptor coactivator 5 isoform X5 → MLEDVNMAAERRQSKPQSRLSPSRRPPYGGYGDGREARPRSRSPLHGRDSREHRDGHESREPGREPRLGGNPRDHEPRDPSYDRYRGTESREKDPRADPSYREEGYDRYYRSGAPDDYYRKKEEPYRDPYRDPWNGRREQEEDRGRVEERRRNELYRQYYEELQRRYDTERPVDCSVIVVNKAQNPCCREYAETVGRKVRDLGMVVDLIFLNTEVSLTQALEDVGRARTPFAIIITQQHQVHRSCTVNILFGTPQEHRNMPMEDAMVLVAHNYDAYKVENRDKEREEIARKAAKMADEVLVREPDRESHPVTLLPTITLLSESRFVTPEELDSLINYLRDKRERLVRGRADPHAATGLPPSVPSHHEVSPAQPMPPSAHSVHAPSHSTHPGHMGLPPSSNPPPNPNHQQELQAKILSLFNSGVGPPTSSPSPSMAPQAQSYASMGVQQSLPPSSLPTPSQPPMGARPPMRPGGPPPSGLPQGYGTPPGRMPPHQGGQRPSGGLSSGAGINFDNPSVQKALDTLIQSGPALNHLVNPGNSAPPRQGMPGMGPGMGPGMGQPPSVNMYPRHY, encoded by the exons GCCTCCATATGGCGGTTATGGGGATGGCCGAGAGGCGCGCCCCCGTTCCCGGTCCCCTCTGCATGGGCGCGATTCACGGGAACACCGGGACGGGCACGAAAGCAGGGAACCTGGCCGAGAACCACGGCTGGGCGGAAACCCTCGCGACCACGAGCCCAGAGACCCCAGCTACGACCGGTACCGGGGCACCGAGAGCAGGGAGAAGGATCCCAGAGCAGACCCCTCATACAG AGAGGAGGGATATGATCGATATTACCGCAGTGGTGCCCCGGACGATTACTACCGCAAGAAGGAAGAGCCTTACAGAGACCCATACCGAGACCCATGGAATGGCCGCAGAGAACAGGAAG AGGACCGTGGGAGGGTAGAGGAGCGCCGCCGTAACGAGCTCTACCGCCAGTACTACGAAGAGCTGCAGCGGAGATACGACACGGAGCGCCCGGTCGACTGCTCCGTCATCGTCGTCAACAAGGCTCAGAA TCCATGCTGTAGGGAGTATGCGGAGACAGTGGGCCGGAAGGTGCGAGACCTGGGCATGGTGGTGGATCTGATCTTCCTCAACACCGAGGTGTCCCTCACACAAGCCCTGGAGGACGTTGGCCGCGCCCGCACGCCCTttgccatcatcatcacccagCAGCACCAGGTCCATCGCTCCTGCACCGTCAACATCCTGTTTGGAACGCCGCAAG AGCATCGTAACATGCCCATGGAGGATGCCATGGTCCTGGTAGCCCACAACTACGATGCGTATAAGGTGGAGAACCGCGATAAGGAGCGGGAGGAGATTGCCAGGAAGGCAGCCAAGATGGCCGACGAGGTTCTGGTCAGGGAacctgacagagagagtcacCCCGTCACCCTGCTGCCGACCATCACTCTGCTATCTGAGAGCAG GTTTGTGACCCCAGAGGAGCTGGACAGTCTGATTAATTACCTGAGGGACAAGAGGGAGCGCTTGGTTCGAGGTAGGGCCGACCCACATGCAG CTACTGGCCTTCCTCCCTCAGTACCATCCCATCACGAAgtctccccagcccagcccatgcCCCCCTCAGCCCACTCGGTCCATGCACCTTCACACAGCACTCACCCGGGCCACATGGGTCTTCCCCCTTCCTCCAACCCCCCGCCCAACCCCAACCACCAGCAGGAGTTACAGGCTAAGATCCTCAGCCTGTTCAACAGCGGTGTGGGGCCTCCAACCTCCTCCCCAAGCCCCTCCATGGCTCCCCAGGCTCAGTCCTATGCCTCCATGGGCGTCCagcagtctctccctccctcgtccctcCCCACTCCTTCACAGCCCCCCATGGGTGCACGCCCCCCAATGCGACCAGGTGGGCCCCCCCCAAGCGGCCTCCCTCAGGGGTACGGAACCCCTCCTGGTCGCATGCCACCCCACCAAGGGGGACAGAGGCCTTCCGGGGGCTTGTCTTCGGGGGCAGGAATCAACTTCGACAACCCCAGCGTGCAGAAAGCTCTGGACACACTCATCCAGAGTGGCCCTGCTCTTAATCACCTGGTCAACCCTGGAAACTCGGCCCCACCCAGACAAGGAATGCCTGGCATGGGTCCGGGCATGGGTCCTGGCATGGGACAGCCCCCGTCCGTGAACATGTACCCCCGCCATTACTAA